A region from the Aegilops tauschii subsp. strangulata cultivar AL8/78 chromosome 5, Aet v6.0, whole genome shotgun sequence genome encodes:
- the LOC109786084 gene encoding uncharacterized protein, which yields MAKADASDAGSFSGAMFTSDRLNEIHIKDHVPVILDLDSPSYNAWRTYFALLFRSYRLIEHVDGSVDIRDMKDDDEWLAVSACIVKWLFLTISGSLFNMVNARDPSAYAMWTRLCDLFLDNQPQRRVFL from the coding sequence ATGGCCAAGGCTGACGCATCCGACGCCGGTTCCTTTTCCGGTGCCATGTTCACCTCCGATCGCCTCAACGAGATTCACATCAAGGACCACGTACCTGTCATCCTCGACCTCGACTCGCCGTCCTACAATGCATGGCGCACGTACTTCGCGCTGCTGTTCCGCTCTTACCGTCTCATCGAGCATGTTGACGGGAGCGTTGACATCCGCGACATGAAGGACGACGACGAGTGGCTCGCTGTGAGCGCCTGCATCGTCAAGTGGCTCTTCCTCACCATCTCCGGCAGCCTCTTCAACATGGTGAACGCCCGCGATCCGTCCGCGTATGCTATGTGGACGCGCCTGTGTGATCTCTTCCTCGACAATCAACCGCAGCGCCGCGTCTTTCTTTAA